From Cellulomonas chengniuliangii, the proteins below share one genomic window:
- a CDS encoding Gfo/Idh/MocA family protein, with protein MTSRTLRIAMNGITGRMGYRQHLVRSILPLRESGLELADGSRVEIEPILVGRNEAKVREIADRHGVEQWTTDVDAVLSDPEVDVYFDAQVTSRRAAALTSAIKAGKHIFTEKPTAETLDQAVELARLARDAGVTAGVVHDKLYLPGLVKLRRLVDEGFFGRVLSLRGEFGYWVFEGDVQPAQRPSWNYRAEDGGGMTVDMFCHWNYVLEGLLGPVRSVTAKAVTHIPTRWDEQGQEYEATADDAAYGIFEVDGPAGEPVIAQINSSWAVRVYRDELVEFQVDGTHGSAVAGLNRCVAQQRAHTPKPVWNPDLPVTESFRDQWAEVPANDDLDNGFKAQWEEFLRDVVARREHRFGLLSAARGVQLAELGLQSSAEGRRLDIPEITL; from the coding sequence ATGACGTCCCGCACCCTGCGCATCGCGATGAACGGCATCACCGGGCGGATGGGCTACCGCCAGCACCTCGTCCGCTCGATCCTCCCGCTGCGCGAGAGCGGGCTCGAGCTGGCCGACGGCTCCCGCGTGGAGATCGAGCCGATCCTGGTGGGCCGCAACGAGGCGAAGGTCCGAGAGATCGCCGATCGGCACGGCGTGGAGCAGTGGACCACCGACGTGGACGCCGTCCTGTCGGACCCCGAGGTCGACGTCTACTTCGACGCGCAGGTCACCTCCCGCCGGGCCGCCGCGCTCACCTCGGCGATCAAGGCCGGCAAGCACATCTTCACCGAGAAGCCCACCGCCGAGACCCTCGACCAGGCCGTCGAGCTCGCCCGCCTCGCGCGGGACGCGGGGGTGACCGCGGGCGTCGTGCACGACAAGCTCTACCTGCCCGGACTGGTCAAGCTGCGCCGGCTCGTCGACGAGGGGTTCTTCGGCCGGGTGCTGTCGCTGCGCGGCGAGTTCGGCTACTGGGTCTTCGAAGGCGACGTGCAGCCCGCCCAGCGACCCAGCTGGAACTACCGCGCCGAGGACGGCGGCGGCATGACCGTCGACATGTTCTGCCACTGGAACTACGTGCTGGAAGGGCTCCTCGGGCCCGTCCGCTCGGTCACCGCGAAGGCCGTCACCCACATCCCCACCCGCTGGGACGAGCAGGGCCAGGAGTACGAGGCCACCGCCGACGACGCCGCGTACGGCATCTTCGAGGTCGACGGCCCGGCGGGCGAGCCCGTCATCGCGCAGATCAACTCCTCCTGGGCGGTGCGCGTCTACCGCGACGAGCTCGTGGAGTTCCAGGTGGACGGCACCCACGGCTCGGCCGTCGCCGGGCTCAACCGGTGCGTCGCCCAGCAGCGCGCGCACACGCCCAAGCCGGTGTGGAACCCCGACCTGCCGGTCACCGAGTCCTTCCGGGACCAGTGGGCGGAGGTCCCCGCCAACGACGACCTCGACAACGGCTTCAAGGCGCAGTGGGAGGAGTTCCTCCGCGACGTGGTGGCCAGGCGCGAGCACCGCTTCGGGCTGCTCTCCGCGGCGCGCGGCGTGCAGCTCGCCGAGCTGGGCCTCCAGTCCTCCGCCGAGGGGCGCCGCCTCGACATCCCCGAGATCACGCTGTGA
- a CDS encoding mannitol dehydrogenase family protein has protein sequence MTDSRQRLSFDALDGLGAALRPAHDPRGLQIGIVHLGLGAFHRAHQAVFTEDALAATGDTRWGILGATQRSATVVEQLRPQDGLYGVLTKGDGSTSLRVVGSLRQVAFPGEETGAVLDGIAAPTTHIVSLTVTEKGYRRTASGAPDLADPGVAADVAALRAELEGPTGVVEPSRTPIGLLVRGLALRWGRCGAPLTVVCCDNMVDNGATVRALVLAVAAAAGPRGERLAGWVEDAVRFPATMVDRIVPATSPAHRAEAAGLLGLQDEGLVVGEPFSQWVVQDDFAGPRPRWDLAGATLTGDVEPFERAKLRILNGTHSTLAYLGALRGHRTIAEAVADPELESIARALIDEDVIPTLSAPAGLDLEAYRESVLERFANPNTGHTTIQVAMDGSQKLPIRLLGTVTDRLAAGATPRAAARAIAAWAVFVARAGDDGTLDDPMADVLRAAVSGAPDGLADRLLDLGQVFPAEVAGSEAFRAEVRAGVRDLQRGPVPAR, from the coding sequence ATGACCGACTCCCGCCAGCGCCTCTCGTTCGACGCCCTCGACGGCCTGGGGGCCGCCCTCCGGCCCGCGCACGATCCGCGCGGCCTGCAGATCGGCATCGTGCACCTGGGCCTCGGCGCGTTCCACCGCGCGCACCAGGCGGTGTTCACCGAGGACGCGCTCGCCGCCACCGGCGACACCCGGTGGGGCATCCTCGGGGCCACCCAGCGCAGCGCCACGGTCGTCGAGCAGCTGCGCCCGCAGGACGGCCTCTACGGGGTGCTGACCAAGGGGGATGGCAGCACCTCCCTGCGGGTGGTCGGCTCCCTGCGCCAGGTGGCCTTCCCGGGCGAGGAGACCGGCGCCGTCCTGGACGGGATAGCGGCGCCCACCACGCACATCGTGTCGCTCACGGTCACCGAGAAGGGCTACCGGCGGACCGCCTCGGGCGCGCCCGACCTGGCCGATCCGGGAGTCGCGGCCGACGTCGCGGCGCTGCGCGCCGAGCTCGAGGGGCCGACGGGAGTGGTGGAGCCCTCCCGCACCCCGATCGGGCTGCTGGTGCGCGGGCTGGCCCTGCGCTGGGGCAGGTGCGGGGCGCCGCTGACGGTGGTGTGCTGCGACAACATGGTCGACAACGGCGCCACCGTGCGGGCACTGGTCCTCGCGGTGGCCGCGGCCGCCGGCCCGCGTGGCGAGCGGCTCGCGGGGTGGGTCGAGGACGCCGTGCGGTTCCCCGCCACGATGGTCGACCGGATCGTCCCCGCGACCAGCCCGGCGCACCGCGCGGAGGCCGCCGGGCTGCTCGGGCTGCAGGACGAGGGCCTGGTGGTGGGCGAGCCGTTCTCGCAGTGGGTGGTGCAGGACGACTTCGCCGGCCCGCGCCCGCGCTGGGACCTGGCCGGCGCGACGCTCACCGGCGACGTCGAGCCGTTCGAGCGCGCCAAGCTGCGGATCCTCAACGGAACGCACTCCACGCTGGCCTATCTGGGCGCGCTGCGTGGCCATCGCACCATCGCGGAGGCGGTCGCGGATCCCGAGCTCGAGTCGATCGCCCGGGCGCTCATCGACGAGGACGTGATCCCGACGCTGTCGGCGCCCGCCGGGCTGGACCTGGAGGCCTACCGGGAGTCGGTGCTCGAGCGGTTCGCGAACCCGAACACCGGGCACACCACGATCCAGGTGGCGATGGACGGCTCGCAGAAGCTGCCCATCCGGCTGCTCGGCACGGTGACCGACCGCCTGGCCGCCGGCGCGACGCCTCGGGCCGCTGCGCGGGCGATCGCCGCGTGGGCCGTGTTCGTGGCTCGCGCGGGCGACGACGGGACCCTCGACGACCCGATGGCGGACGTGCTGCGCGCCGCCGTCTCGGGCGCCCCGGACGGGCTCGCCGACCGGCTGCTCGACCTCGGCCAGGTCTTCCCCGCCGAGGTCGCCGGCTCCGAGGCCTTCCGCGCGGAGGTGCGCGCGGGCGTCCGGGACCTGCAGCGAGGCCCCGTCCCCGCGCGCTGA
- a CDS encoding DUF998 domain-containing protein, with translation MGRDCEIPGWAVASAATAPVAMIGSWTVAASLQDGYSPVRDTISWLAARAAVSPEIAACGFAATGLAHVVTAAGLRPVPRAGRLVLGIGGLATVGLGLLPVDDAHTAHVAAAGVAFVALATWPAVARDAAGIGRLAPWSGLVAASGMAAMAAWYALEMQRVTPGKGSLTGLAERTFAVTQALWPLVVVVAARTGPAPGAATAVAASAGVRARRWPWRLPRAATR, from the coding sequence ATGGGGCGGGACTGCGAGATCCCCGGATGGGCCGTGGCCTCGGCCGCCACGGCGCCCGTCGCGATGATCGGAAGCTGGACCGTGGCCGCGTCCCTGCAGGACGGCTACTCCCCGGTGCGCGACACGATCAGCTGGCTCGCCGCCCGGGCGGCGGTCTCGCCGGAGATCGCCGCCTGCGGTTTCGCGGCGACCGGCCTAGCGCATGTCGTGACGGCCGCCGGCCTGAGGCCGGTGCCACGGGCCGGGCGCCTGGTGCTCGGCATCGGCGGCCTCGCGACGGTGGGATTGGGCCTGCTGCCCGTCGATGACGCCCACACCGCGCACGTCGCCGCGGCCGGGGTGGCGTTCGTCGCGCTCGCGACCTGGCCTGCCGTCGCGCGGGATGCGGCGGGGATCGGCCGCCTGGCGCCGTGGTCCGGGCTCGTCGCCGCGTCGGGCATGGCCGCGATGGCAGCCTGGTACGCGCTCGAGATGCAGCGGGTCACCCCCGGCAAGGGTTCCCTGACCGGCCTCGCGGAGCGCACGTTCGCCGTGACGCAGGCCCTGTGGCCGCTCGTCGTCGTGGTGGCCGCGCGCACCGGCCCGGCGCCCGGCGCCGCGACGGCGGTCGCCGCGTCCGCGGGGGTCCGGGCGCGCCGCTGGCCGTGGAGACTGCCCCGAGCGGCGACGCGGTAA